A genomic region of Candidatus Marimicrobium litorale contains the following coding sequences:
- a CDS encoding TIGR03564 family F420-dependent LLM class oxidoreductase yields MRIGVFSGTTPAVGSSLKELVAFAQDAEARGFDSVWLPNIFGVDAVGACAIVGWETERIELGTAVTPTYPRHPAALAQQSLTTQMACDGRFALGIGLSHQVVIEGMLGMSYDKPARHMAEYLKIIAPLLRGEAVDFEGEQLTAKLAMGLPDLPPVPLLVAALGPTMLKLAGAYSEGTTTWMTGPRTIAEYIAPGINAAAAEAGRPAPRIVCGLPICLTNDVDGAREMISKTLQVYGMLPSYRAMLDREGVAGPAELSIIGDEADLRAALSGLRDAGVTDFNAAVMTHGDARLEPLLELLQSELSCQRD; encoded by the coding sequence ATGCGTATTGGTGTGTTTTCAGGCACGACCCCGGCGGTGGGAAGCAGTCTTAAGGAATTGGTTGCGTTTGCACAGGATGCAGAAGCGCGCGGTTTCGACAGCGTCTGGCTGCCCAATATTTTCGGTGTCGATGCTGTGGGCGCTTGCGCTATCGTCGGCTGGGAGACAGAGCGCATTGAATTGGGTACGGCGGTCACGCCCACCTATCCGCGCCACCCGGCGGCTCTCGCTCAGCAGTCCCTGACGACACAGATGGCCTGCGATGGTCGGTTTGCTCTGGGTATCGGGTTATCGCACCAGGTCGTGATTGAGGGCATGTTGGGTATGTCCTATGACAAGCCCGCACGCCACATGGCGGAATACCTCAAGATTATCGCGCCACTATTGCGCGGCGAGGCGGTGGATTTTGAAGGGGAGCAGCTCACGGCCAAGTTGGCCATGGGCTTGCCTGATCTGCCTCCTGTACCCCTGTTAGTTGCTGCGCTGGGGCCAACTATGCTCAAACTGGCTGGCGCGTATTCTGAGGGTACGACAACGTGGATGACTGGTCCTCGCACGATCGCTGAGTATATTGCGCCTGGCATTAATGCTGCTGCGGCAGAGGCGGGCAGGCCCGCGCCCCGAATCGTCTGTGGCCTGCCAATTTGTCTGACGAACGATGTGGATGGCGCTCGCGAAATGATCAGCAAGACGCTGCAGGTTTACGGTATGTTGCCATCCTACCGGGCGATGCTCGATCGGGAAGGTGTCGCGGGGCCTGCGGAGCTGTCGATTATTGGTGACGAGGCTGACCTTCGAGCGGCGCTGAGCGGGCTGCGTGATGCAGGTGTAACCGATTTTAACGCAGCCGTGATGACCCATGGCGATGCCCGTCTTGAGCCATTGCTGGAATTGCTGCAATCGGAGCTGTCGTGTCAACGGGATTGA
- a CDS encoding ribokinase, which yields MTVFNLGSLIIDHVYRVPRFVQPGETLATERYTRFVGGKGLNQSLALARAGVSVCHAGCIGSDGEILRQTLVEAGVDVSLLRRVDQPSGSAVVQVDRSGENCILLHTGANDCVDPAMLAEILVEAAPGDWILMQHETPCVADMICAASAAGLVVALNPAPMVPAIIHYPLHLLDYLVVNEAEGRQLTGEAEPTAVLAALADRLPKCHTVLTLGAAGAMYCGPEGECRVPADRVNAVDTTGAGDTFIGFFLAARIAGKTVEASLLWACRAAAVCVQQEGAAPSIPYREAVDA from the coding sequence ATGACAGTGTTTAATCTTGGTTCGTTGATTATAGATCACGTTTATCGTGTTCCGCGCTTCGTGCAGCCCGGTGAAACGCTTGCGACCGAGCGCTACACACGCTTCGTCGGTGGTAAAGGATTAAACCAGTCGCTGGCACTCGCGCGGGCCGGTGTCAGTGTTTGCCATGCCGGCTGTATCGGGAGTGATGGTGAAATATTGCGTCAGACGCTGGTGGAGGCCGGCGTGGATGTGAGTTTGCTGCGGCGTGTTGATCAACCCAGTGGCAGTGCGGTTGTGCAGGTCGACCGATCGGGTGAAAACTGTATTCTACTTCATACGGGGGCCAACGACTGCGTCGATCCTGCCATGCTTGCGGAGATATTGGTGGAGGCGGCGCCCGGTGACTGGATTTTGATGCAGCACGAGACGCCCTGTGTGGCAGATATGATTTGCGCCGCGTCCGCGGCGGGACTGGTGGTGGCACTGAATCCGGCACCCATGGTGCCAGCAATCATTCACTACCCTCTGCACTTGCTGGATTATCTAGTGGTAAATGAAGCGGAAGGCAGGCAACTGACGGGGGAGGCCGAGCCCACCGCGGTTCTAGCGGCTCTGGCGGACCGCCTGCCCAAGTGTCATACGGTGCTGACGCTCGGTGCAGCCGGGGCGATGTACTGCGGCCCCGAGGGTGAGTGCCGGGTGCCGGCGGACCGGGTAAATGCGGTGGATACCACGGGTGCGGGCGATACGTTCATAGGGTTTTTCCTCGCGGCGCGCATCGCGGGAAAAACAGTAGAGGCCAGTCTGTTATGGGCCTGTCGTGCCGCGGCAGTGTGCGTGCAACAGGAGGGCGCTGCGCCGTCCATTCCGTACCGTGAGGCGGTTGATGCTTAG